One Pangasianodon hypophthalmus isolate fPanHyp1 chromosome 7, fPanHyp1.pri, whole genome shotgun sequence genomic window, ctacATTAGCAAGCTTTTGTATACATAAGTTGAATTCAGAgagcaattaaaataaacaacaatgagATGTTAGTGTAGGCACACGTGAGTGTAACAGTAaaccacattttccattttgtcaTAACATCTTTGTCATGATATCTCTgtgcaacaccaaaacacaaatatggaaatatgtggGGTAGATGTAGGCAGATCAGAATACCATGTGCTTCCTTAtcatgtcttttcttttttttcttacatccaATCATGTCATATTCTGGGGCGTGCTCAGTACAGACCGcctatagtataaatataaattcaaaccATGCTTCAAGCGCATTCATATTCTGTTGCTAAATGAGAAACAAACACTGCAGAATgcctgagaaatgaaaaatgactggaTTCTGGATCTTAATTTTGATCTTCAGCACCATATGTAAGTAATTTATATAGAtcaataaaaatctatataaaactatttctttaaaatgcttATTTTGTATGCAGTTCTATTAAATTTAACTCTAATATTATTCCTTAAAATTTCAAGGTCAATCTTTAATAGCACTTTGTGTATGATAATATATGAAGTACATTCATTAcctaattaatgcattttttttctagatacaGTCCAACCTGGTAGACGCTGGGTTACTGCACAATCCCTCACAGAGTCACCAGTTTATCAGCCTgataaagagctcagtgtggataTCGGAGACTCGGCTACTCTGCGATgttgtatttataaaacaaCATTTAGAATGATATATTTGTTTAAGCAACCgaacagaaaaaaacctcagattATAGTTAGGTTCTTTAAAGATGGTGGAGAAACATTTTCTAATGGATTCCAAGAGTCTCGTTTTCAAATAGAAAGATCTTCAAACTGCTTCAATATGaccattttaaacatcattcagtctGATGAAGCCACGTACTACTGTGTACTGACATCCCCCAACATTGTGTTTGGAGAtggaacttatttaaaaattaaaggtaggATTTTGAGTTAAATTGATTAAGCTAATGCTTTAATGTAgggatatttttctttattaccaTTGGCATGTTCAACCTGGAAGACAAACAATAGTGAAGTAGTGAAATGCtaactgtgttttcttcaacaaaaaaaaaacagctctgtgtgataattcagtggtgtgtgaacaaacactgcatggaaacagcactaacatgaacacacaggAGAAAACAGGTAAGGGAGTCTCATAATTCATCACTGAATAATTATCCTAAATTCATAAAGCATATTTTGCCTATAAAATCATTTGTACTGATAACATGGTGAAATAACAGAATCAGAAATGACTAGATCTCTACATTTGACAGTGCTCGGTTTGGGAACGGCTTTGGGTTTGTGTGCActtctgattttctgcctcacttatttcatactgaggagaagaaaatgtgataaaagtAAGTGCTTTTGTCATCAGATAATAAATCCAGttaatttctattatttctactaaagttattttattttttctattaaaaatcactgataagtctatttattttttaatagtaaaCACTTCTATAGAAAATTCTTCAAGAACAAGGCAGGTACgtgtacaacaacaaaaaatatatatagtattgattttatattattatataatgaatgggtaatttttcttttctgtagaTACCATTATGTCTTCTTTAATTATGCATGAGTCTCACTACTAAATATCCGACTCATGGATGTGCAATGCTGCTCTTGTTCTGTGTAGTtcgtgtgtatagtgcagttaCCCATATTGTGTGGTTATTACTTTGAGCTtgatttcttttcatgtttttgtattttttttcaggaatctgaagctgagACACTGAATTATGCAGCTTTGCAATTCTCCAAGAGGAAAGCCAaagctgaaaaaaggaaaactggctcattagatgagtgtgtgtactccGATGTGAAGAAAACTGTAAGATAAATGATTCTAAGCATATGGTActattacactgaaaaaactgtgaaaatgttttaactaGTAAAATATTATGACTATAAGACAATGTATACTATTTTTGTCATGAGATTATGATAAAACTActaaaagattattaaaccaaCAATTTTTGCTGACAGATACATTTATTTCAGGAAGCAAAATTATATGTGAACCGAAGATTAGAAATGATCTAATATTCGTTTACAATAATCTCATAACAAAAagattctcaaaaaaaaattacctgaaTTCAGTATACTATTTTATGTCTGTACACTTGTTTAAAGCAAGTCGGTAGTTTCTTTTAAGTGCCATTTTATTAACTTTGACTAAAGGTGAACTTTTAGTGTTGCACTTTTAATGTAGCctatgtgtctgtttttttttttttttgtttgttttttttctgaagacacaataaatgtaaaatgcaatttcattaaaaatgtaaccaaAACATAATGTTCAACATTATTCATAAATTTCTGAGTTTAAACAAAACTAATGTTGCATTGCTAGTGTATTTCCAAGAAGGATGTGGGTTGGCCTTAAACATAAGTCAAGGACTCTGACATCCGCATTAACTGTGGGAGAGGCTTGTTTTATTCACCAATCTCTGTACTTGTGTTTCTGACTCTAGTGAAAGGACACCAAAAATCATATGTTATAAATGGATTCATGGATCCATGGATTAGATGATCAG contains:
- the LOC128318612 gene encoding uncharacterized protein LOC128318612, which produces MTGFWILILIFSTIYTVQPGRRWVTAQSLTESPVYQPDKELSVDIGDSATLRCCIYKTTFRMIYLFKQPNRKKPQIIVRFFKDGGETFSNGFQESRFQIERSSNCFNMTILNIIQSDEATYYCVLTSPNIVFGDGTYLKIKGRILTLCDNSVVCEQTLHGNSTNMNTQEKTVLGLGTALGLCALLIFCLTYFILRRRKLNTSIENSSRTRQVRESEAETLNYAALQFSKRKAKAEKRKTGSLDECVYSDVKKTVR